A genome region from Cydia pomonella isolate Wapato2018A chromosome 21, ilCydPomo1, whole genome shotgun sequence includes the following:
- the LOC133529693 gene encoding uncharacterized protein LOC133529693 — protein MYYPLFGITLICYVSAELNRVQIPPKFLQNVLSKSKNGMMPDKESDTYFDKPDNKMLIPVTPEEIQATKKLLKKHPKSTIQKIIARNKKYKKLMSYRLTTKPTLPPASDDVEEFDERDDDPTTQAALKFGKKAKKWNNKIPKYHSQIQKMPNRISPKAKRAKRHTDRDNTIIFQDFDEFEFLDNKKDYDIVKTHFKKYW, from the exons ATGTACTACCCGTTGTTTGGGATCACATTGATTTGTTACGTTTCTGCGGAACTTAATCGTGTGCAG attccTCCAAAATTTTTACAGAATGTTCTCTCAAAGTCAAAAAATGGCATG ATGCCAGACAAAGAGAGTGATACATATTTCGACAAACCAGATAACAAAATGCTTATACCCGTGACCCCAGAAGAGATACAGGCAACGAAAAAACTGCTTAAGAAGCATCCAAAATCTACGATACAGAAGATCATAGCGAGGAATAAAAAGTACAAGAAGTTAATGTCCTATCGTCTAACCACAAAACCAACACTTCCACCAGCTAGTGATGACGTAGAAGAATTTGATGAAAGAGACGATGATCCCACCACCCAAGCGGCACTCAAGTTCGGCAAGAAAGCCAAAAAGTGGAACAACAAGATACCCAAATACCACAGCCAGATCCAAAAAATGCCGAACAGGATATCACCGAAAGCTAAAAGAGCGAAAAGACACACAGACAGAGATAACACGATCATATTTCAAGATTTCGACGAGTTCGAGTTTTTAGATAATAAAAAAGATTATGATATCGTTAAGActcatttcaaaaaatattggtga